A window of the Vespa velutina chromosome 7, iVesVel2.1, whole genome shotgun sequence genome harbors these coding sequences:
- the LOC124950316 gene encoding transmembrane protein 94 isoform X5 — MDSERIRKLSEKTNENIEDRKYKTDLGLSTTAALSILQSDIKCVLQDYEDECRRNKRYKAWLKDALHHRSQYTTLCWTSAIALLINGLTLIIIYLSTGETWYSTLPYEGLIICCLTILNFILVVSDNKLRHNEIPSRIYVLLKQLENAQARCKWNIENYPHLCTPLSPCLTLQWTYRDGQIVNLPWALLVVGDIIVMKPGQQSPGYCIPYNDPDASALHTQEVYSPPVHSVNEIFSTPQARLPLKNKLYKLQETPYLTNLRMALDQALDRPVTYHNRKRFLVMVCYIEQLAYPLILTIIVAINLFRYLYLSELFGIGSWIEMFLLQPVAVTLPLLPIIFPTCWVFLNCLGMARFKALCKLYQSSKKLQFVDPFEDADISTPSHPEIIYNWFELKEHFLNILCGKEHMMSRSANILHVLGSVTALCCVDKKGILSWPNPTAEKVFFLHNSNTLSAASSTGSLGKTTESMPNEENTKEISNRTCYVQHEISHSTAEVLDLTHDHALPFRLQFDDHSWRQHLNSLKPLGLAILLNTCNMETQEHYTQFCCHVTCEAVYNENLVPVTNRRCLCELAKQIGFRDQAQKIFQLERQLSTFRHVQADKVKRDIKFARSLSIATKLKFPFPHMVAVVVKERSGGSLQLLTQGTADIILDSCIEFWDGHDLCPLSASDRKKVQDFYQRTSLTSYCTAFAYRPLTKGVNKRMSEIYIELPADSKHLYTPHRSPTPLPWDFRNVLDPKIKGMLGQFHSTDSLLCNENNDDDVNDVESCFELQCNQVFIGMVTMQYQAQTDMVQLIEQLERACIRFVHFSKENELRSRVFSEKMGLESGWNCHISLLTERTSNLDSSRAMSMSAPSAINTDMSTVRFEDEPAEWNYTGPIQAKSTMSHREHDTVRSENSVLMHSVDLGSGQEAWRSLSCLTDSTEQSAPVHFDLSNRAKLPRGIDKIRPHIELIDNVPLLVSLFTDCNTTVTREMLHIMQDYGEVVCVLGSSANAENMSIFMQADAAVAVEPLYPQVCQKIPVLAQTRPDQGPSPVDLSRTLNSIACSLSVKREDPITIFHLIMEARHYMKCLWNCVQFWLCCTVTLSFAQAISAILLLPPLLSVYQIVWLSCLIIPVLSISMIATPMDSTIMQRATGKNQCIINGQVICSYFNFISFYVVLNKMNFLYSQVAIFVLWCYGSKFLPTIVTVVLSQYISFLVLCPMYVTTDSKCVYIYPDLHGKDIWGGWGSKPNVMLAIQHFALAILVLHYVTISIGFVHREYSIWKKRSTNNYLWFFSAFIIICAQAAFSGHVFCQFLREEGPQIENFSLHLPLSYLISLPLVFAINELVKWQEIKLNVRYQKRARLEFGTKLGMNSPF, encoded by the exons atggaCAGTGAACGGATAAGGAAGCTCTcggaaaaaacaaatgaaaatatagaagatagaaaatataagacAGATCTTGGATTGTCTACAACTGCGGCATTGAGTATTTTACAGAGTGATATTAAATGCGTTTTACAAGATTACGAAGATGAATGCAGAAGAAACAA AAGATACAAAGCTTGGCTGAAGGATGCATTACATCATCGTAGTCAATATACAACCCTTTGTTGGACATCAGCAATTGCATTGTTAATCAATGGGCTCacacttattattatatatctgtctACAGGTGAAACATG GTATTCAACACTGCCATACGAAGGATTAATCATTTGCTgcttaacaattttaaattttattctagtTGTATCAGATAACAAACTACGTCATAATGAGATTCCTAGTAGAATTTACGTTCTTTTGAAACAACTTGAGA atGCACAAGCTAGATGTAAAtggaatattgaaaattatccaCATTTATGTACACCTTTATCACCATGTTTAACTTTACAATGGACATATCGCGATGGCCAAATAGTTAATTTACCTTGGGCATTATTAGTTGTTGGAGATATAATTGTGATGAAACCTGGTCAACAGTCCCCTGGCTATTGTATTCCATATAAT GATCCTGATGCATCAGCTTTGCATACACAAGAAGTTTATAGTCCACCAGTCCATAGTGtaaatgaaatcttttctaCGCCGCAAGCAAGGCTACCTTTGAAAAATAAGTTATACAAATTACAAGAAACTCCATATTTGACAAATCTTAGAATGGCTTTAGATCAGGCTCTTGATAGACCTGTTACGTATCATAATCGCAAACGTTTCCTTGTGATGGTCTGTTATATAGAACAATTGGCCTATCCACTTATTTTAACTATCATTGTGGCCATTAATTTGTTTCGTTACTTATATCTGTCAGAACTCTTTGGTATAGGTAGCTGGATTGAAATGTTTCTACTACAACCAGTAGCAGTGACTCTTCCATTATTACCAATAATTTTTCCTACTTGCTGGGTTTTTCTAAACTGTTTAGGAATGGCACGTTTCAAAGCACTATGCAAGCTTTATCAGTCTTCAAAAAAACTTCAG TTTGTAGATCCGTTTGAAGATGCAGATATTTCAACTCCAAGTCATcctgaaataatttataattggtTTGAATTGAAGGaacactttttaaatattctttgtgGAAAAGAGCATATGATGTCAAGATCTGCAAACATTCTTCATGTTTTGGGTTCTGTCACA GCATTATGTTGTGTAGATAAGAAAGGCATTCTTTCTTGGCCTAATCCAACTGCAGAAAAGGTTTTCTTTCTACATAATTCCAATACTTTATCAGCAGCTTCaag CACTGGCAGTTTAGGAAAAACAACAGAATCTATGCCCAATGAGgagaatacaaaagaaatttccAATAGAACGTGTTATGTACAACAtg aaatatCTCATTCCACAGCAGAAGTATTGGATCTTACACATGACCATGCCCTACCATTTCGTTTGCAATTTGACGATCATTCTTGGAGACaacatttaaattcattgaaacctCTAGGCTTAGCAATTCTTTTGAACACATGTAATATGGAAACTCAAGAGCATTATACTCAATTTTGTTGTCATGTTACTTGTGAAGCTGTCTATAACGAAAATCTTGTGCCAGTTACAAATAGACG ATGCCTATGCGAATTGGCGAAGCAAATTGGTTTTCGAGATCAAgcacaaaaaatatttcaattagaaaGGCAATTATCTACATTCAGACATgtg CAAGCAGACAAAGttaaaagagatattaaatttgCACGTTCTCTGAGTATTGCAACAAAGTTGAAATTTCCATTTCCGCATATGGTTGCTGTGGTAGTAAAAGAACGTAGTGGCGGTAGTTTACAATTGTTAACACAAGGTACTGCAGATATAATTCTAGATTCGTGCATTGAATTTTGGGATGGCCACGATCTTTGTCCCCTTTCTGCGTCCGATAG gaAAAAAGTACaagatttttatcaaagaacAAGTTTAACATCATACTGTACTGCATTTGCTTATAGACCATTAACTAAAGGTGTTAATAAGAGAAtgtcagaaatatatatagaacttCCTGCAGACagtaaacatttatatactcCACATAGAAGTCCAACTCCTTTACCATGGGATTTTAGAAATGTTCTAGATCCTAAAATAAAGGGAATGCTTGGACAATTTCACTCTACAG attCCTTATtatgtaatgaaaataatgatgatgacgtaAATGATGTTGAAAGTTGTTTTGAACTTCAATGTAATCAAGTATTTATAGGAATGGTAACTATGCAGTATCAAGCTCAGACTGACATg GTTCAGTTGATTGAACAGTTAGAAAGAGCCTGCATAAGATTCGTTCATTTcagtaaagaaaatgaattacgTTCTCGTGTATTCTCGGAAAAAATGGGACTTGAGAGTGGATGGAATTGTCACATATCATTGCTCACAGAGAGGACTAG TAACTTGGACAGCAGTCGAGCGATGAGTATGTCTGCACCAAGTGCTATAAATACCGATATGTCTACTGTGAGGTTTGAAGACGAACCCGCTGAATGGAACTATACCGGACCAATTCAAGCCAAAAGCACCATGAGCCATAG GGAACATGACACTGTAAGAAGCGAAAACAGTGTGCTCATGCACAGTGTTGATTTAGGATCTGGTCAGGAGGCTTGGCGATCTTTAAGTTGCCTTACTGATAGCACAGAGCAAAGTGCGCCCGttcattttgatttatctAATCGA GCTAAATTACCGCGAGGTATCGATAAAATACGACCTCATATAGAGTTAATAGATAATGTACCTTTGTTAGTATCTTTATTTACCGATTGCAATACTACTGTAACGCGAGAAATGTTGCATATTATGCAAGATTATGGCGAAGTCGTATGCGTTCTTGGATCATCTGCTAATGCTGAAAATATGTCTATTTTTATGCAAGCCGATGCTGC AGTTGCAGTAGAACCATTATACCCACAAGTGTGTCAAAAAATACCAGTATTGGCACAAACTAGACCTGATCAAGGGCCATCTCCTGTTGATTTAAGCAGAACTTTAAATTCTATCGCTTGTTCATTGAGCGTAAAGCGCGAAGATCCAATTACTATTTTTCATCTTATCATGGAG GCGCGTCATTATATGAAATGTTTATGGAATTGTGTACAATTTTGGTTGTGCTGTACAGTTACTCTTTCATTTGCGCAAGCAATATCTGCTATTTTGTTATTACCGCCTTTATTGTCTGTATATCAAATTGTATGGTTAAGCTGTTTGATTATACCCGTTTTATCAATATCCATGATAGCTACTCCTATGGATTCTACTATAATGCAAAGAGCAACAGGAAAGAATCAATGCATAATAAACGGACAGGTAATATGttcgtattttaatttcatttcattttacgttgttcttaataaaatgaattttctttattcacaGGTTGCAATTTTTGTATTGTGGTGTTATGGTAGTAAATTCTTGCCTACTATTGTAACGGTAGTTTTATCAcagtatatttcttttttggttttatGTCCGATGTATGTTACAACCGACTCTaagtgtgtttatatatatcctGATTTACACGGGAAAGATATTTGGGGTGGTTGGGGTTCTAAGCCAAATGTTATGTTGGCGATACAGCATTTTGCTTTAGCAATATTAGTTTTACATTATG taaCAATATCAATAGGATTTGTACATAGAGAATATTccatttggaaaaaaagatctacgaataattatttgtgGTTTTTTAGCGCATTTATAAT AATCTGTGCACAAGCAGCATTCTCAGGGCATGTGTTTTGCCAATTTTTAAGAGAGGAGGGACcacaaatagaaaatttttctctacATCTACCATTATCGTACTTAATTTCTTTACCACTGGTTTTTGCAATTAATGAACTTGTTAAATGGCAAGAAATAAA ACTAAATGTTAGATATCAAAAGAGGGCCCGTTTGGAATTTGGTACAAAACTTGGAATGAATTCACCGTTTTAA